Within Roseibium sp. HPY-6, the genomic segment CATGTTGAAGAAGGCATGCGCCTTCGTCTGTCGACAGGAGCTTCCGGCCTGGTGTTACGGCACTTTTCTGGAGAACAAATTGATGACCTCAGCCAGTTCAACAAAAACGGGACAGTGAGTGCGGTTGGCGAGACCAATCCCAATATCTCCTCGATTTCGACACCTGTTTTCGATCAGAACGGCGACCTCGCGGGGGCCCTCACCGTGTCCGGCCTGGCAACGCGTTTCGATGAAGAGGCGCGTACCGGTGCAATCCCGTTGTTGGAAAGTCTTGCCAAGAGCCTGACGGCGCAAGGCTGAATTGACGTTTCGCCTGACAGAACGCTCTTGCGTGATACTTGCCAAAGAGAAGTGTGCGCTTTAGCCAAGGAGGCAAATCCGGGCAACGGGAGTGCGCAGCCATGATGAACCATGAGATCAATAAAGCGTTTCGCGAGCGCCTGAAAAGAGGAGGCGCTGTTCTGATGCCGGGCGCGGCGAATGCATTGGCCGCCAGGGTGATCGACGGCCTTGGATTTGAGGCCGTCTACATCTCGGGTGCCGGCCTCACCAACACCTATCTTGGCATGCCGGATCTCGGATTTGTCTCGCTGCCCGAAATAGCGCAACACACATCGACGATCCGGAACACAACCGAACTGCCCATATTGGTCGACGCGGATACAGGCTTCGGCAACGCACTGAACGTGCATCACACGGTCCGCACGCTCGAACGGGCTGGCGCAAGCGCCATTCAGTTGGAAGACCAGGTCAATCCGAAACGATGCGGCCACTTTTCCGGAAAAGACGTTGTTGACCTCGATGAGGCGCGCAGCCGGATCAGGGCCGCTGCAGACGCTCGTCTCGATCCGAATTTCCTGATCGTGGCTAGAACCGATGCCTGTGCCACCCATGGATTTGATGCCGCAATCGAAAGAGCCGAAGCTTTCATCGAAGATGGCGCAGACATCACCTTCATCGAAGCGCCAAAGAGCCTCGAGGACATTCGCGATATTCCAAAAAGGCTCTCCGGCACCCCGCAACTGATCAATCTGGTTGTCGGCGGCAAAACTCCGATCCTCGACTTTTCCGAGCTGGACCAGATGGGCTTCGGCCTGGTGCTTTACGCCAATGTGGCGCTGCAAGGCGCGCTCAAGGGAATGCATGATGCCTTGGCGGCTCTGAAGTCGGATGGCCGCATGGACGAAGGCGAACTTGTCGCGAGCTTTGAAGTTCGCCAAAACGCGGTTCACAAGGATTATTACGACGCTCTCGAGAAGCGATACACCGCGGACTAGCAACGTTTCTGCTGTCAGACCGGGCGCTGGGCTCCACGCGCGGCAACCGCACTCGAACCACGTGAATTGGGAGGTCAGTCGAGGACGATCTGCTCCAGGCGGGCCGCTGCATCCTGCAGTTTCGGCAGCTTGGCAATCAGACTGTCAATGTCATGGCGCTGCTTGGGGGCGTGGATGGAAAGCGTCGTCATCAGCCGTCCCCGGTCATCGCAGATGGCGACTGCGACGGCCGTCATCCCGTCCATGAATTCCTCGTTGTCGACCGAAAAACCGCGCGTCCTCGTTTCTGCAAGCTCCTGCTTGATTTCAGCCGGTTTGATGAGGGTCTGGTCGGTCCTGCGCTCCAGTTCGACCGATGAGAGCAGCCTGTCGAGCATGGTGTTCGGCAATGTAGACAGGTACATCTTGCCGCTGGCGGTGCTGTGGAACGGCACTTGGGTTCCGATTGGAAGCTGAATGCGCAGCGGCCAATGGGTTTCGACGCGATCAAGATAGACCATGCCATCACGGCTGGGCGCTGCAAGATTACAGGTTTCGCCGACATCCGACGCAAGGTCCCGCATGACCCGGAGCCTTTCCGTTCGGATCCGCTGCGAAGACAAGGTATTGGTCGACAGCTTGCGCATACGGCGCCCGGGACCAAAGGACCTTCCGTCGAGGCTACGCTGCAGGAAGCCTTCGCTCTCGGCGGTGTGCAGCAAACGGTGAACGGTCGGCTTCGGCAGTCCAAGCATGTCGCAAAGGGCGGAGGGAGCCACTGGCACCCCCGCCCTTGCAACTTCTTCCAGAATGACCAGCAAACGCAGGTTGGTCGGAATTTTTCCCGCTTCTTCTGTTTCGTGGTCTTCTGACATCTTTGGCTATCATCTGTTCGGCAGTAACATCAACGCCAGTTCAGGTGTGAGCGAAACGACGATCCACACACTGATTAACGCGAATAGGTATGGAACCGTATAGCGAAGTAGCCTGAAATAGGGAACTCCCGTAACACCTGACGCCACATAAAGATTGAGCCCGTATGGCGGCGTGATGAAGCCGATCGATGCTCCGACGAGGAAAATCACCGAAAAGTGGATCGGATCGACACCGACAGATGCGGCAATAGGCGCAAGGATCGGAGCCAGGATGATCGTTACCGGAAGACTTTCCAGAACCATGCCCGAGACGAAAACGATCACCATGGATGTGAACAGAACCGCATGGTATCCGCCCATCGACGTCACGAAGTCGCCAATCGTTTGCTGTGCACCCAGCAATGACAGGATCTGCTGCATAACCACCGAGATGGCGATGAGCGGCGCAAGAATGCCGGTGATCTGAGCTGAACGGATGACGATGGACGGAACTTCTGTGACCGTGAAGCCCTGCACGACGAACATCTCGGCAAAGCTCTTTTCAGTTACCGGCCGATCGCCATGTTTTCCCATGATCTTGTTCAACGGGTAGCTGACGAAGCCTGCGATCATGCAGAAGCCGACAGTGACACCGGCAGCCTCGGTCGGTGAGAACTTGCCGGTGTAGATGCCCCAAAGCACAAGACCGATTGCAAAGAACCCGAGCCAGGCACCGAATGCCGTTTTCAGGACCCGATTGAGATTGAGCGGAATGAGATAGCCCCATCCATTCATGCGGCAGATGATCCAGCAGGCGACCTGCATGCCGATCACCATAAGGGATCCCGGTATGATGCCGGCCACGAACAGGTCGGAGATCGGCAGGTTCATGAGGAAGCCGTAAACGATGAAGATGATCGACGGCGGAATGATAATCCCGACCGTTCCGCCCGCCGCTGCCGTTGCAGCCGAGAAGCGTTCATCGTAACCGCCCTTGACCATCTCAGGATGCAGCATGGAGCCGATGGTGGCAGTCGTTGCCGAGTTGGATCCGGAAATCGCAGCGAAGAGGCCGCAGGCACCGAGCGATGCCATTGCAAGGCCGCCTCGCAACCACCCCAGAACCGCATAGGCAAAGTCTGATAATCGTCGGGCGATACCGGACCGGTTGATCAAGTCACCCGTCAGAATGAAGAGCGGCATGGCCAAAAGCGCAAATCCCTTGTTGAACACGTTCAACAGTTCCGCGCCGAGATTGTCGAGCGTCAGTCCGAGCACGAAGGAGCAGCCAATCACCCAGTAGGCGATCACGAGAAGGACCGGCACTCCAATCATGAAAAGGACCGTGACGCTAATGGAAATCAGGGTAACCCAGGTTGCATCGGTCATCAGGTGTCCTCCCCGATAACGGCCGGCTTGATCAGCGGCTGATTGGTGCGCCAGTTGCGAATGTCGTCTCCGAGGTTTTCAAAGACACGGGCTGTCAACATCACGAACGACAGAGGGGCGGTGATCAGGAACCACCACTGCATGACGTCGTCGGTTCCCAGAACGATCTGAAAGTTGGACGCCGACAATGCCGTCAGTCGTGTCGTGGTCACCATGACGATCACGGCGAATGTGAACCAGAGGAACGCATCGAGGAACAGGCACGCCATTTGCGCCCATCTTGGCATTACCATTCTGAATTCGGAAAAACTGAGATGCGTTCTGAGGCGAACGTTAAAGGCAGCGCCGAACCACGTCATGATCATGAACAGCAGCGGCGGTATCGTTGTGGACCAGGGTTGCTGGTTCGCAAACACGAAACGGTCGATAACGCCCCAGAAGATAATGAACGCGATGGCCAGATAGCTCCAGACCATGATGGTTCGTTCAAGATGCCGGTCGAGCAATGGAACCAGCCGATAAAGAAGGAGAACAAGAAGCCCGCCTGCAGCAGTAACGAAGGCTCCGAGGACCCAGGCCGCCTCAGACTTCAAGGCATTCCGGATTTCCCAACTGTCCTGTGATGCAAAAGCGCTCAGAATCGCACCAAGATCCGACCAGACTGCCATATGGCCCTCCCTTTTCCGCCGGTTTTCCCGATCTGAATACAACTAGGGCTGGCGCGACCTCCGCGCGCCAGCCCAATAAGCTTACAGTGCGATCAACCTTTCCACCAACGGCGTGGCTCGACATTCTCCGGCTTCATGTCCGCAGGAATCCGGCGAGCGATGTCGTAGATTTCCTGGTAGGTGTCGATGCCACCGGCCCAGCCATTGAGGCGGTCACGCCATTCCTGCCACAGCTGCGGCTGGAACTCCGGCGAGCACATTTCCTCGGCCATCTTGATTTCGCTTTCCGGCAGGAAGGCCGGGCGAACATTGTTTTCAACAAAGATCGTGCCCGGAAGCTGCGGCTCGGAGAAACCGACGGTCTTGACCAGGGCTGCTTCGTTGGCGGCCTGCACATGCGCCTGCGCCCAGTATGCGGATTCCATAACGGCATCCTGAAGAGCACCATCCAGGCTGTCGAAGACACTCGCAGACATGGAGGTGTGCTCCGTGCCGCAGAAGAACTTCAGGTCAACGGACTGGCTGACGACCGGGGACATGTTGGCATAGGCAACCGCGCTCGCCCAGGTTTCCGCACCATCGATCAGGCCTTGTTTCAGGCCGTCGAGTGTCTCTTCCCAGGCAACCGGGACCGGGTTGAGGTTCAGGGCCTTCATGGCAATCCGGCCGAGCTGGGTACCCGTGACGCGGTTTTTGGTGCCAAAGAGCTCTTCAAGCTTGGTAACCGTCGGACGGTCCTCCCAGCCGAGACCCAGCTGAATGCCGCGCAGTTCACAGTGACTGAAGAGGAACTTCAGGCCATGGCGTTTTTCAAGCGGGTCGCGCAGGATCCGCTGGGATTCCGGGCTGTAGAGGAAATAGTACTGGGACGCACGGCCCGGGAACATGAACGCGTAGTCGAGTACGTTCAGATAGGGTGCGCCACCTGCAGAATTCTGCGTCGATGCCGCGTATATATCGATGATTCCCTGCTGGGTCTTTTCAACACAGGAAAGCTGACCGCAGATCTGGTTGTCACCGATAAACTCGATCCGGATCTCACCGTCGGTACGTGCTTCAAGGTCACGCGCGAATTCCAGTGCACCCGCACGTTCGATCAGAAGGTTTCTAGCATTGAAACCGGATGCACCGAACTTGAGTGTGTGCTTGGCTTCTTTCGAAAAACGCCGGTCGTAGGTTGATTCTGCTGCCGAGGCCAGGTTGGCCAGGCTCATCGCACCACTGAACGTACCAGCCGCCAGAAGTGTCGAACTCATTCCGTAAGTCCCTGCAACGCGGAACAAATCGCGCCGAGAAATCCTACTCAGTTTATTCACAAGACTCATTGCTTCCTCCCTTTTCGCAATTTTTGAGACGTTTTGTTTCAAAAAATGCTAGTTTATTTTATGCTTTTTGCATAGGGTTTTTTCAAAGAAATAAAGCGGAGAACAAAAATGGAGGCAGATTTCGTTGTGATTGGAGCCGGTTCGGCAGGTTGCGTCATCGCCAATCGCCTGAGTGAAAACCCCTCCAACAAGGTCATCCTGTTAGAAGCCGGTGGGCGGGATCTGAACCCGTGGATCCATATTCCGGTCGGCTATTTTAAAACCATGCATAACCCTTCTGTCGACTGGTGTTACAAGACGGAACCCGATCCGGGTCTCAACGGACGGTCAATCGACTGGCCGCGCGGCAAGGTTCTCGGCGGATCATCCTCGCTGAACGGCCTGCTTTATGTCAGAGGCCAGAAGGAAGACTACGACCGTTGGCGCCAGATGGGAAATGAAGGTTGGGGTTGGGATGATGTTCTCCCGCTTTTCAAACGTTCAGAAGATCAGGAGCGCGGTGAAGACGAGTTTCACGGAACGGGTGGACCGCTCGCCGTATCGAACATGCGCATCCAGCGTCCGATTTGCGATGCGTGGGTCGCCGCTGCCCAGACAGCAGGTTATCCATTCAATCCGGATTACAATGGTGCGACGCAGGAAGGGGTCGGCTACTTTCAGCTCACCACAAGAAACGGTCGCAGATGCAGCTCTGCCGTTGCCTTTCTGAAGCCGGCGAGAAGCCGGGACAATCTCCAGATCATCACCCACGCGCTTGTGAGCCGGATAAATCTCGACGGCAAAAAAGTCACCGGTATAACCTATCGTGACCGGTCTGGCGCGGAACAAACGCTCACGGTCAGGCGGGAAGTGATTCTGTCCGGCGGCGCTATCAACTCACCACAGGTGCTGATGCTTTCAGGAATCGGAGACCCGGAACACCTGAAGGAAAACGGCATAGAGCCGGTACACGCCCTGTCGGGTGTCGGCCAGGGACTTCAGGATCACCTGCAGGCGCGGCTTGTCTATAAGTGCAATGAACCAACGCTGAACGATGAGGTTCGCAGCCTCTTCAATCAAGCGCGCATCGCATTGAAATACGCCCTCTTCAGGGCTGGGCCAATGACGATGGCGGCCAGTCTTGCAACAGGTTTTCTGAAAACGCGCCCCGAGCTGGAAACGCCCGACATCCAGTTTCATGTGCAGCCCTGGTCCGCCGATTCTCCCGGCGAAGGCGTGCACCCGTTCTCGGCTTTCACAATGTCAGTCTGCCAGTTACGGCCTGAAAGCCGCGGCGAGATCCGTCTCGCAGGACCTGATCCGAAGCAGTATCCGAAGATCATTCCGCGATACCTGTCGACGGAGACCGACTGCAAAACGGTTGTGGATGGGGTCAAGATCGCGCGGCAGATCGCGCGTCACGCACCGCTCACGTCAAAGATTGCCGAGGAATTCCGCCCGGCTGCCAGCCTGGATATGGATGACGATGCGGGAACGTTGGATTGGGCGCGGTCCAACAGCGTCTCGATCTATCATCCCACCGGAACCTGCAAGATGGGCGCGAGTGACAACTCGGTGGTCGATTCGCGTCTCAAGGTTCATGGCATCGAGGGACTGAGGGTGGCGGACTGTTCGATCATGCCCGAAATCGTTTCAGGCAATACGAACGCCCCCGCCATCATGATCGGCGAAAAGGCCTCTGACCTGATCCGTGCCAACGCGGCATAACGGCACAAGGGTACAGACCCATAAATGAAGTTGATTTGGTTTGAAACGTTTTGGCCAGATGAAAGGAGCGAAAGCGCAGGAAATGTGGTTCATTTTCAAGCCTTTCGTGACGCTGCAGGTGGCCAAAACGGCCAAATCCGAAGGACGGCAAAATGGCGTCACCTCGCAGCGTCAACGTGCTTGACCGGGCACAAAGCCCGCTCTTCGCACGTTTCCTCGCGAGAATTCGCCATTTCTGCCGCCAAATCAGCTTCATTTATGGGTCCGTACCCTTAACCGTTGCACCGCGCGTGCGTGTCTCGTGAATTTCGATCAGACTGGGCCCCGTCCTGGCGGCAAGAGTCGTCAGGGCGCCTGGAAGATCAGCGGTGTCGGACAGGATGGCGGACGGCAATCCATATGCCTCCGCAACCTTGCTGAAGTCAGGAGCGGAAGGCCTCACACCCTCCGGTTCGATACCACATTCGATCATGTATGTTCCGATCTCGCCGTAACCGTCATTGTTCCAAACGA encodes:
- a CDS encoding isocitrate lyase/phosphoenolpyruvate mutase family protein gives rise to the protein MMNHEINKAFRERLKRGGAVLMPGAANALAARVIDGLGFEAVYISGAGLTNTYLGMPDLGFVSLPEIAQHTSTIRNTTELPILVDADTGFGNALNVHHTVRTLERAGASAIQLEDQVNPKRCGHFSGKDVVDLDEARSRIRAAADARLDPNFLIVARTDACATHGFDAAIERAEAFIEDGADITFIEAPKSLEDIRDIPKRLSGTPQLINLVVGGKTPILDFSELDQMGFGLVLYANVALQGALKGMHDALAALKSDGRMDEGELVASFEVRQNAVHKDYYDALEKRYTAD
- a CDS encoding IclR family transcriptional regulator, which produces MSEDHETEEAGKIPTNLRLLVILEEVARAGVPVAPSALCDMLGLPKPTVHRLLHTAESEGFLQRSLDGRSFGPGRRMRKLSTNTLSSQRIRTERLRVMRDLASDVGETCNLAAPSRDGMVYLDRVETHWPLRIQLPIGTQVPFHSTASGKMYLSTLPNTMLDRLLSSVELERRTDQTLIKPAEIKQELAETRTRGFSVDNEEFMDGMTAVAVAICDDRGRLMTTLSIHAPKQRHDIDSLIAKLPKLQDAAARLEQIVLD
- a CDS encoding TRAP transporter large permease codes for the protein MTDATWVTLISISVTVLFMIGVPVLLVIAYWVIGCSFVLGLTLDNLGAELLNVFNKGFALLAMPLFILTGDLINRSGIARRLSDFAYAVLGWLRGGLAMASLGACGLFAAISGSNSATTATIGSMLHPEMVKGGYDERFSAATAAAGGTVGIIIPPSIIFIVYGFLMNLPISDLFVAGIIPGSLMVIGMQVACWIICRMNGWGYLIPLNLNRVLKTAFGAWLGFFAIGLVLWGIYTGKFSPTEAAGVTVGFCMIAGFVSYPLNKIMGKHGDRPVTEKSFAEMFVVQGFTVTEVPSIVIRSAQITGILAPLIAISVVMQQILSLLGAQQTIGDFVTSMGGYHAVLFTSMVIVFVSGMVLESLPVTIILAPILAPIAASVGVDPIHFSVIFLVGASIGFITPPYGLNLYVASGVTGVPYFRLLRYTVPYLFALISVWIVVSLTPELALMLLPNR
- a CDS encoding TRAP transporter small permease subunit: MAVWSDLGAILSAFASQDSWEIRNALKSEAAWVLGAFVTAAGGLLVLLLYRLVPLLDRHLERTIMVWSYLAIAFIIFWGVIDRFVFANQQPWSTTIPPLLFMIMTWFGAAFNVRLRTHLSFSEFRMVMPRWAQMACLFLDAFLWFTFAVIVMVTTTRLTALSASNFQIVLGTDDVMQWWFLITAPLSFVMLTARVFENLGDDIRNWRTNQPLIKPAVIGEDT
- a CDS encoding TRAP transporter substrate-binding protein, whose amino-acid sequence is MSSTLLAAGTFSGAMSLANLASAAESTYDRRFSKEAKHTLKFGASGFNARNLLIERAGALEFARDLEARTDGEIRIEFIGDNQICGQLSCVEKTQQGIIDIYAASTQNSAGGAPYLNVLDYAFMFPGRASQYYFLYSPESQRILRDPLEKRHGLKFLFSHCELRGIQLGLGWEDRPTVTKLEELFGTKNRVTGTQLGRIAMKALNLNPVPVAWEETLDGLKQGLIDGAETWASAVAYANMSPVVSQSVDLKFFCGTEHTSMSASVFDSLDGALQDAVMESAYWAQAHVQAANEAALVKTVGFSEPQLPGTIFVENNVRPAFLPESEIKMAEEMCSPEFQPQLWQEWRDRLNGWAGGIDTYQEIYDIARRIPADMKPENVEPRRWWKG
- a CDS encoding choline dehydrogenase; amino-acid sequence: MEADFVVIGAGSAGCVIANRLSENPSNKVILLEAGGRDLNPWIHIPVGYFKTMHNPSVDWCYKTEPDPGLNGRSIDWPRGKVLGGSSSLNGLLYVRGQKEDYDRWRQMGNEGWGWDDVLPLFKRSEDQERGEDEFHGTGGPLAVSNMRIQRPICDAWVAAAQTAGYPFNPDYNGATQEGVGYFQLTTRNGRRCSSAVAFLKPARSRDNLQIITHALVSRINLDGKKVTGITYRDRSGAEQTLTVRREVILSGGAINSPQVLMLSGIGDPEHLKENGIEPVHALSGVGQGLQDHLQARLVYKCNEPTLNDEVRSLFNQARIALKYALFRAGPMTMAASLATGFLKTRPELETPDIQFHVQPWSADSPGEGVHPFSAFTMSVCQLRPESRGEIRLAGPDPKQYPKIIPRYLSTETDCKTVVDGVKIARQIARHAPLTSKIAEEFRPAASLDMDDDAGTLDWARSNSVSIYHPTGTCKMGASDNSVVDSRLKVHGIEGLRVADCSIMPEIVSGNTNAPAIMIGEKASDLIRANAA